CTGCAAGGACACGCTGCCCAACTGCACTAAGGTGAAGCAGAAGGTAAGCACCCGCCTGGCTGTGACAAGTGACACGAGCTGGCCGGTCTCAGCCACTCcagatttttttggggggtgggggagggggggacacggggatggtGACACCCGCCATGATGCCTCCGCTCCCTCCCCCAGCAACAGAAAGCCGCGCTGCTGAAGAACAGCTCGGCGTTGCAGTCGGTCTCGTTGCGCAATAAAAGTGAGTGGGGTGCGATGTgtcggggggtgggggaggatgggcccccccccccctccatgctGCCTGTCACCGAGGTGTTGGGATAGGGCTGGGTCCCTCTCCTGGCTCTCGGGACATCCCCCGGGAGGGCTGGGGGAtgtgtccctgggggggggatgctgggaggGATGCTGTATCGGGGTGTCCCCCGTGGGTGGTGGGGATGCCGTGCGCAGCCTGAGGGGTGACGGGGGGGGTCGTGGCATTGACTTCCCAGTGTCCCTCCACCTCAGCTGCCATCCGGGAGCGCCCCAATTCGGCTATCTACCCCTCGGAGAGCTTCCGCCAGACACTGCTGGGTCCCCGCCGTGGCCgaccctccctctccctctccaagAGCGTCTCTACCACCAACATCGCAGGGtaggctggggtgggggtggaacgggggggggtgtctgggggCATCCTCAGAGTCACCATCATGTCCCACTCCTCCAGGACATTCAACGATGAGTCTCCCCTGGGGATTCGGCGGATCCTGTCCCAGTCCACAGATTCCCTCAACATGCGCAACCGCACGCTGTCCGTGGAGTCGCTCATCGACGAAGGTGGGGACCCACCGGGGTGGGggacatggggctggggggggatgaCACAGGGTGCAGGGCCAGCCCCCGGCTCTCACCGCCCTCCCGCGCAGGCCCCGATGTCATCCTCAACCAGCTGATGAGTGACTTCGAGACGGACGGGAAGGACTTTGAGGCGGACTCCTGGAGCTTGGCCGTAGACAACAGCtacctgcagcagcacaagatGGACGTCATGAAGCGCCAGGACGTCATCTATGGTGAGCGGCCATGTGGGGATGGCCTGGGCCGGTGGGATACGGGGGGACGGGGTACAACTGTGAGTTGTGAGGGACAGGTTAGGGGGTGCAGGGATGGGTCAGAGCTGCAGGCATGGGGATGCAGAGATGGAGGACATGGGGGTGGTGTAGGGAACACAGGGATGGGTCAGAGATGCAGGGACAGGGATGAAGAGATGGGGTCACGGGGACAGGGAAGGGAACAAAGACACGTCAGAGATGCAGGGAGGGGAATGCagagatggggacatggggacacagggacaggTCAGAGATGGGGGACACAAGGACAGGGGAAGGGACACAGTGATGTGTCAGTGACACAGAgatggggatgcagggatgAGAGACATGGGAATGAGGgtggggatgcagggatgggtCTGAGATGCAGGGGTAGGGGACACAGGGTCAGGGTAGGGGACACAGAgatggggatgcagggatggggacatggggccAGGGATGGGGATGAAGAGATGAGGGACACCCGGAGGCAATGGGGACAGGGCGAGGTGCTGTCGCCCCAGCGCAGAGCCAGGCTGGGACCTGCTGCGGTGGCTGGCCCCCCTCACCCATTCCACCCCACTGCAGAGCTGATCCAGACGGAGATGCACCACGTCCGCACCCTGAAGATCATGGCCAACATGTTCCGCAAGGCCATGCTGGAGGATCTGCAGGTGGATCCGGCCACGGTGCAGAAGATCTTCCCCTGCGTGGACGAGCTGAGCCAGATCCACGAGCGGTTCCTGGCGCAGCTCCTGGAGCGTCGCAGGGAGTCCCTGGCCCACGACAGCAACAAGAACTTCGTCATCAACCGCCTGGGAGACATCCTTGTCAACCAGGTGAGGACGGCGTGGGGCCACCAGAGGCAGTGGGTGCTGTACTCCCCCACCGTACGGGCTCGCTGACATCCCCTTGTCTCCCCCTGCCAAGTTTTCGGGTGCCAGCGCGGAGCAGCTGAAGAAAGCCTACTCTGAGTTCTGCAGCAAGCACACCAAAGCCGTGAAGGAGTACAAGGACCTGCTCGCCCGCGACAAGCGCTTCCAGCAGTTCATCCGGGTGAGCGCCCATCCCTGCACGGCTCCAGAGGCACCCCCAGGATGGGTGTCGGGGTCTCCCTGCGGGGTCTGGGCTTCGTGCCCTGCTGAAAGACTCTTCTGtcagctctgtgcctcagtttcccgaACTGTGTGTCTCCCTAATGCCTCTTAGCATGGTTAATGCCTCTTAGTGTGGTTaacagccggggggggggggcagccacTGCTAATGGGGTGTCCTgtgcttccttctctccttcctccctccctccgacCGGCCAGAGGATGACGCGATCCCCACTGCTCCGACGTCATGGGGTGCCTGAGTGCATCTTGCTGGTGACGCAGAGGATCACCAAGTACCCGGTGCTCATCGAGCGCATTCTGAAGAACTCCAAAGGTAACGGGGCTGGGGGCAAGGGGGCAACATGGGGTGGGGCTGCCCATgctggtggcaggagggaggtTTCCAGCCCTGACGGTGTCCCCCCAACCCTTCATCCCAGACAATGAGGGTGACTCTGTGGACTTGTCACGAGCgctgaagctggtgaaggagcTGATCTCCTCCATCAACGAGGAGGTGCACACGTGCGAGATGAACGCACGGCTGTGGGACGTCTACAGGCGTGTGGATGGCCGTGCCAAAGTGCAGCTGCCATGGGAGAGTCGCGCCGGCGTTTTCGGCAAGGATGAGCTCTTGCGGCGTAAGCTGGTGCACAGCGGCTGCATGCTCTGGAAGACGGCGGCTGGGCGCTTCAAAGGTGGGGACCAGGATGCTGGGGATGGAGATGCCAGGGGATGGGGATACTGGGAGACCAGGGTGCCAAGGAGTGGGATACCAGGGACTGGGGATGCCCAGGGACCAGGTTGCTATGGGATGGAGATACTGGAGCATGGGGATAGTGGGGGACCATGGTGCTATGGGATGGGGGTACtagggtgtcgtggtttaaccccagccagcaactaagcaccatgcagccgctcactcactcccccccatccagtgggatgggggagaaaatcgggaaaaagaagtaaaactcgtgggttgagataagaacggtttaatagaacagaaaagaagaaactaataatgataacaataacactaataaaatgacaacagtagtaataaaaggattggaatgtacaaatgatgcacagggcaattgctcaccacccgccgaccaacacccagccagtccccgagcggcgattccccgcccccacttcccagttcctaaactagatgggacgtcccatggtatggaatacactgttggccagtttgggtcaggtgccctggctatgtcctgtgccaacttcttgtgcccctccagctttctcgcgggctgggcatgagaagctgaaaaatccttgactatagtctaaacactacttagcaacaactgaaaacatcagtgttatcaacattcttcgcatactgaactcaaaacatagcactataccagctactaggaagacagttaattctatcccagctgaaaccaggacacagggcATGGGGATGCCCAGGGACCAGGGTGCCAGGGAATGGGAATGCTAGGGCATGGGGAACCAGGGCATGGGGATGCTCAGGGAGGAGGGTGCCAGGAGATGGGGGTACCAGGGGATTGGAGGTAcctgaggatggggctgccagGGACCACGATGCCAAGGGATGGAAGATGGCAGAGGATGAGGGTATCTGCgtttggggatgctgggggactGGCGTGCCAGGGGATGAGGGTACCTGGCTATGACAATGGCAGGGTACCAGGGTGCCAGGAGATGGGGGAACCAAGGGATTGGAGGTCCCTGGGGATGGAGATGCTAGGGACCAGGGTGACAGGGGCTTGAGGTACTAGAGTATGAGGGTGTCTGTGGAGCAGGGTGCCAGGGCACAGGGGTGCCAGGAGGCCCTCACCCTCCATGGACAAATTTGGGAGCAGCCCAGGGATGATGGGGGCCCTGGGGCTCTGTGGGGTGGGACATGCCACTGCCTTGCACCCACCCCAGCATCTCACATccctgtgctccctcccagATGTCCTGGTGCTGCTGATGACAGATGTCCTCATCTTCCTGCAAGAGAAGGACCAGAAATACACCTTCCCCATGCTGGTGAGCTGatgccgcccgcccccccccacaTCCCGGCCCCTCACCACAGCTGGGATGGCTGCAGCGGCACCGGGACAGCGTTCCTACCCCATCACCTATCTTGCAGGACAAGCCGGCTGTCATCTCCCTGCAAAACCTTATTGTGCGGGATATTGCCAACCAGGAGAAGGGGATGTTCCTGATCAGCGCGGCGCCACCGGAGATGTACGAGGTCCACGCTGCGTCCCGCGACGACCGCAACAACTGGATGAAGGTCATCCAGCAGACGGTCAGCCTGTGAGTgtcagccctggggaggggggggacggaTTTTTGGGGGGTCCTTATGGCCACAGGGTGGAcgatggggagagggaaggtgggCGCAGCTCTGGGTTGGGTCCCCTGAGCCGTGGCAGAATGTgggtggtgggaagggtggACGTGGTGTGATGGGGTTGGGGGGTCCTGGCTCTGACCATGTCCTCCCATCCCTTCCAGCTGCCCCAGCCGCCAGGACTTTCCCCTGATCGAGACAGAGATCGAAGCATCCTTACGCAAGCTGAAAGGTGGGTGCTGCTGTCACAGGAGTCCCcatcccccccatccctgcttgTCGCCCCCCACCTCTGCTCATCCTCTCCCTGCTCCGCAGACCGTATCCTGCAACACGATCGGAAGATCACGGcgctgctggaggagaaggtgggGCTCTTCGCCGACATGCTCGCCCTGGCCAGTGGCTGTGAGGAGCCCTCGCCTACCCTGGCCCCCCGTACCCTCTTCCACTCCGACTCGGTTGAGGGTTCCCGAGGGGAAAAGCTGATGCATGACGCCATCCGGGAAGGTACGGTTGCTCCAGGATGGCGATGCTCCAGatggggcacggggctgggctggggtccCCCCAGCAGTGTGGGGCTCATCCTGCACTTCCCCACAGTGGAGTGCCTGAAGGAGATATTCACTGGTGCTGGACGTGACCGGGACCAGAATAACCTCGCCGAGGCCGAGAGCTGCCCTAGCCCTGGCGCCAGCAGTAAGATGGGGGACGGGGGATGCATGCCGGCCAGGGAAGGGGGCTGCGCCTGGCTTGGGGTCCCCAGAGACCGCAGTGGGGCTCACcccctgcttctccctgcaGACGGTGATGCTGGCAGCTTCAACGGCTCCCTGGAGTTTTGCAGGGCGGATTCAGATGCCGGGCAGCGGGTGAGTGCGGTGGCGGGGGACACAGGCGGGACACCCCCACCCTGTGCCAGGGCCACTGTGGTGTCACTGTTCTCTCTCTGTAGGATGGGAATGGCaaccagctcctgcagaaggTACCCCAGGAGGTAAggggggatgggatgggggagagaccCGGCTCCCTCCCTGCGGTGCCagtgtgcctcagtttccccaccccGGTTCACCAGGGGTTCACCATCccatcctctcctccccaggagATCAACCAGCGGCTGGTGAACCTCTACACCCTCCTGCATGGGCTCCAGGTTGGTGGCACcatgctgcagggaggaggaggacggggaTAGCCGGGGACAAGCCGGCATCCTCCCTGCCCgcacctccctgcctgcatcccccctGCTTACATCCCCCTCCCTGCACTCCCCTGCCTACGtccccctgcctgcatccccctgcctgcatccccctccCTGCACTCCCCTGCTTACATCTGCCAACATGCATCCCCCTGCCCACATCcatccccctgcctgcacctccctgcctgcattCCCCCTGCCTACATCCCCTCCCTGCATGCCCCTGCCTAcatcaccctgcctgcagccctctgCCTACGTACATCCCTGTGCCTACATACATCCCCCCGCCTACATCCATCCCCCTGCCTGCATGCCCCTGCCTACATGTATCCCCCTGCCTACTTACATCCTACATCCTCCTGCCTACGTACAACCCCCTGCCTATGTCCCCCTGCCCACACCCCTGCCCGCCTCCCCGCAGGCGGTGGTGAGCCAGCAGGACAcgctgctggagctgcagctgcaggagggtCCGGAGAAGCCATCCCGCCGCGGTTCCCAACCGGCCCCGGCCGAGCCGGCAGCACGAACGGGCGAGAAACCAGGTACCACggagctggcactgctgcagcgGCAACAcgggctgctgcaggaggagctgggccgctgccggcagctctgccaggagcGGGCGCAGGAAGCGGCAGCCCTGGAGACGAGGCTGCGGGACAGCGAGCAGGAGCGTGCCCGGCTGGAGCGCGAGCTGGACGAGGCCCGGCGGCAGCTGGGTGTCCTGCGGCAGGAGGGTGGCACGCGGGGACGTCGCGGGGCCGATCCGCGGCGGAGGAGTCTCCCGGCCGGAGATGCGCTCTATCTCAGCTTCACGCCACCCCAGGTAGTAAAGGAGGATGGGCTCATGCGTGGCATGAGTGTGTCTGGCCTCAGCCCGTCTGGTtaggggtgcagggagggggtagcaggagaaaaaagatgTGCTCATGCATGGCACGAGTGCATCTGGCCTCAGctcatccagctctggggtctggggaggcagggaaggggggaagatGCACTCATGCATGACATGAGGGCATCTGGCCTCAGCCCACCTGGGTTTGGGGTGCAGGAAGCCAGCAGTGGTGGGGGTTAAAGATGTGTTCATGCATGGCATGAGTGCATCCAGCCTCAGCCCACCTGGGTTTGGGGCCTAGGGTAGGGGGAAGATGCACTTATGCATGACATGAGTGTGTTCAGCCTCAGCTGATCGGGCTTTGGGGCCTCaggaggtggtggggaggggggtggatgCACTCATGCATGATAGGAGCTGGTCCAACCCCAGCGGacctgggtttgggggggtgaggggaggcaGTGGGCAGGGGTGTGGGGTGTTTGGCATGTGTGAAAGATGCACTCATGCATGACATGAGCGTGTTCAGCCTCAGCCCCCGcatgtttggggggggggggcacgggggctCAGACCTgaccacccccccacacctccctcTCAGCAGCTGAGCCACGGCCCCCACCCTGCCAGCCTCTCCTACCACCACCCTGCCTTCGCCCCCTGCCCTCAGGAGGAGCTGGATTACCGGGGGGTCGATCCCGACCAGCTGCGGGAAGGCGAGGACGCCCTGGATGCGCTCCTGGAGGATGAGGGTTTGGGGAGCCGCcactccccccccgccagcccccgaGGTGGGTCCCCGGGAttggggagggggtgcaggAGCTGGTCCTGGGCACCCGCTGTTCCTGGGAAGGGGGGGTTTAATCTGGTGTTTTCCCATAGATTTCCTGAGGATGCAGGATATTCCCGAGGAGGTGGAGAGCAGCCAGGAGCTGAAGGAGGGCGATGGGGGCTCATCGGACAGTTAGGGAATGGCTCCAgcccctcccggcccccccagcacctcatAATTATGCCCCCCCCCAAAGGAGATGCTGGGGGCAGGATCCGGCTGTGGGGGGGTTGGGGACAGCGAGATGGGGGGCACCTGGGGGTGGTGTGGGGAGCTGCTATTCCCATGGGAGCCTTATGGGGCTGGGTGGGTCCGgttgccccctcccctcctccaagctggtgggggtgggggggtgggcagtGGTTTGGGACTGGTGTTCCCCCCCTTCTCTGcctggatttatttatttattttgttgtcttggggtgggaggaggcagctggggcaggggggtccTGGTctgtcccagggctgggcagcgTGCAGCCCCCTGGGACAGCAGTGATGTCCCCAGTGGGGGTGAGCCTGTCTCTACCAAAGCtcgccccccaccccggctttggggggctgcccagggagggtGCTGGGACAGTTTTAATCGGTTGGTTGGTTCCCCTCGgtttaactgtaaaaaaaaagaaggaaaaaaaaaaaaaaggagaaagaaaaaaaaaaattggaaaataattaaaaagaccaGTTTGGACCCAAAGTGTGTaggtggggggctgggggggggggggcagggggcagagcccagaggggaggaggtgggctgcgggcagggccggATCCAGGCACCcgacgtggggacagcagggacatGAAGCGAGAGGCCGGAGTGCTGCAGTCGTGGCGTGCAGTGAGTGCGTGGGGTCTCAGCCGTGCAGCGAGTGCGTCAGGTCTCAAGGCCGCACCTGCATCCATCAGTGTGCCCCTGCCCCGTGGTGGGAGAACAGTGGCGGGTGTCTGTCCCCCCGCCTGTCCCTGTGTTGTCCCCTTGGGGTGAGCTGACCGTGTCCGTTGTCAGCCGGCTGCTCTTTGCACGGTGCCTGACGCCAGGGTGATGGGCGCCCACCACTGGGGTgcccggggctggggaagggggtggcGGGGATGGGTTTCCCACCTCTCACGGGGAAGACGGTGAGCAGGAGGTCCCCGGGGAGGTGACGGGACAAGCCCGGGCTGGGTGCGAGCCAGCCCCGGGCGTGGGGAGGCGACGGGGCGGAGGACGCGCACCCAAGGCGCCCGCACCCACACGCCTCTGACGCTCCAGCACCCGCACCCGCCCCGGCCTGGCGGGGGGTAGGGGGTCCTGGGGAGTCCTCCCCCCTGCCACCATGAAGCGGAtgttctcctgctccagctcgCAGGTGGCGGTGAgtcctggcccccccccccatgccggggggggaccccagccTGTCCGAGGGTTGGGcacccccttcccacccccgtGGATGGGGATAACACCCAGCCTTGGTGCCCTGCAAGCACCCACGAGCGCTGTCATGGTGCCCGGGTGGGTCTGGGTGGGGGCTGCAGCCACATTTGGGGTGAAGGGATGCTGTGACCCCCCTGCTGCCAGCCGGCCCTGTGTGCCCGGTCCCAAACCCCATCCAGCCATGGTGCTCAGTGCTGGTCCTGCTCCAATGCCAGCTGCAATCCCGACCCCAATCCCAACCCCGATGCCAGCTGCAAACCTGACCCCAATCCCAACCCCAGTCTCGGCTCCGATGCCGTCCCAGATGCCGTCTGCAATCCTGACCACGATGCCGGCTGCAGTCCTGACCCTAATCCCAACCCCGATGCCGGCTGCAATCCCAACCCCAATCCCGACCCCAGTCCCAACCCCGATGCTGGCTGCAATCCCAACCCCAGTCCCAACCCCAGTCTCGGCTCCGATGGCGGCTGCAATCCCGACCCTGACGCCCCGATGCTCGGCTGCGATCCTGGCCCCAGCGCTTAACCCCAGACCTGGCCCCGCTGCGGGTCCCGACACCCAGCCCGGGCCCTGGTCCTGGTCCCAGTGCTTGGTCCCAGTGCTTGGTCCCGGTGCCCACCCACGCCCCGCACCATGGTGGAGCCCGGCACGGCGGCAGCCCGACAAACCAGCCGGGCAGGCACAGGCAGGTACACGCTCGCCTGCCTTGCCTCACCTTCCCCGGCTGGTGACCAGGGCCGGGCTCTGTGAGGATTTGGGGTCCCCAGCGCCCCATCCCTGATGGAGCACTCCAACAagtagggaaactgaggcacggctCTGCACCGTTGCAGGGGGAGGCACTTGGTGCGGGGGCACGTCCCAAAAGAGGGGtcagccccacagcacagcctctgCCATGGCCCTTCTGCCTGGAGaacctgtgcctcagtttccccttgcTGCTcggtggggcagggtggggggtcccATCCCTGCAGCTTCCCCCCGGAGCtgcttgcccccccccccccaggttgaGAGCTGGAACAAGCAGGACCAGAAGCTTTTGGAAGCGGTGGAGAAGGGCGACGTGGGCAGGGTGTCCGCCCTCGCCTCCCGCAAAACAGCCCGGCCCGCCAAGCTCAACGCCATGGGGCAATCTGCGTATGTCAACcccgggtggggggggacacacgggggTCCCCGGGGAGGTGGGGTGGCGGATGGGGACCTCGGTGGCAGCCACCTCTCACCCTCATCCAGCTTCCACCTGGCTGCATCCAAGGGTCTCACTGAGTGCCTGACGCTGCTGCTGGCCCACGGGGCCCCCATTAACGAGAAAAATGATGACGGTAAGTGGCGGACACCATGGGGACACCTCCTGGCGTAcgggagggggggacacagccaagTCTGAGCCAGGACAGGGTCCGGTCCCTGTGTCCCCTTCGGGTGATGGCAAAGGGCTGAGCATAGACCCGCACCCCAAGGCACCGAGCCCCAGGGCAACAGCCTGTCCTGCCGTGCTGGGGCAAGAGGTCCCCAAGGCGAGATGTCCCCTGGGAGGGGGGGTATCCCTGCTGGCCgggtcccccgtgtccccctcgGCTGCCGGTGCCCAGCCCGCAGGTCTCTTGCAGGCAGCACCGCTCTGCATCTGGCCACCATCGCCTGCCAGCCCCAGTGCGTCAAGGTCCTGCTGCAGGTACGAGCcctgctggggatggggacagggacagggacagggacaaggatggggatggtgatgcagaggaagatgaggaTGGAGCTGGGGATGAGGACAGGGATGAGGAGAGGGGTGCAGAGGGGGATGCGGATGGAGCTGGGGATGGAGCTAGGGATGGTGATAGGAATAAGGATGGGGACAAGGAGaggcatggggatggggacaggggtggAGGCAGgggtgaggatgaggatgggaatagggctggggaggggcagggcaggactCCAGGTCCTGTCCCCAGCTCGGCGAGGGTCTCTGCCCACTGTCATGCCCCCCCAGTATGGTGCCAACGAGAGCCATGTGGATGGGCAGAACCGAACCCCCCTGCACTGGGCTGGTGAGTGCTGGGGGTCCCCAAACCAGGCTGGGATGGGCGGGGTAGCACTGAAGGCTTATATGGGGGAGGCCcacctgaccccccccccaagagaGCCATCCCCCTGTGTTGACACGGCCCCCCCGCAGCCTCCTCGGGCTGTGCCTCCAgcgtgctgctgctctgtgacCATGAGGCCCTCCTGGATGCCACTGACGCTGTGAGTGGGGACCATggtggggggtggcagggggtggcaggggacGGTGGGGGCTGACGGGCATCTcacgtccccccccccagcatgggCAGACCCCCCTGATGCTGGCGGCGCGGGGGAACCACGCTGCCATCTGCGCCCAGCTCCTGCAGCGAGGGGCCGACCCCAACCTGGCTGACAAGGACAAGAAGTGAGTGGccgtggggacagggggacactTGTAGGACAATTGGGGGTGATGGGAAGGggctctctgctctgcccccATGCCCGGGGCGATGGCTCGATGGCTCTGCTCCATGGGGATGCTGGAGATGCCCCATGCAAAGGCAGCTCCTGTGCTGTCCCCTGCCCCcaagggacccaggtgtccatGGAAAGTCATGGCTGTGGAGAGCGGTCTCCAGGGAGAGGGGGGAATGGGGTGGGGAAGGATCTGTGCCATTGTGTCACCGTGCCATCATGTCACTGTGTCTCTGTGCACCCGTGGCACCGTGCCACTGCGCCACACCATGCCGTCATGCACCGTGCCACCATGCCACCGTTCCCACAGGACCGCCCTGATGCTGGCCTGCGAGCACCACAGCCTGGAGTCGgccgagctgctgctgagccatgGGGCCGTCGTGGGGGATGAGGACTGCTGGCACTACGGCGGACAGACCCCCAGCCGTGTGCTCCGGCGGCTCCTGCGCAGCGCCCGCGGTGAGGGGAGAGGTGAGCCCCCACCCGCTATCGCTCCCACCCACCATCACCCATATGGCCTTGCCTGGTTGCTTGTTTTAGGGcgaaaaaagggaaaaaggggattgtttcttttcctcctggcagAGAACGGTGCTGGCTGTGCCGGGGACCCTGCGCCGCAGGTGGGAAGCCAGGGAGAGGGGACCCTGGGCAGCGacagtgaggaggaggatgaggagggtgaagagcagcaggacaggTCCGATGCCTGGCGGGTGCAACGGCTGCAGGCACGTCTGGCGAGGAAGACGCGGGAATGCCAGCGGCTGGCGGCCACCACCGCCAGCATCCGGCAGCAGGTGCGGGAGCTGGCACGGCTCCTGCCCGGGTACAAAGCCAGGGACGGGACGGAGGATGAGGATGGTGCCTGCCTGACTCTCCTGGCCCAGCACGTGGGGGAGCTGAGGAAGAGGATGCTGGCCGAGGGGGATGGAGGACACCAAACCATGGCACAGCTTGATGGTGATGATGGGGTGCCAGCGCTGGCCCCGTTCCTGACCTGGCTGGGGGACGAGTGTACCAAGATGCAGGCGGCGAAGGCGAGTGCTTTCACCCGGAGCAAGGGGCTGCggaaggaggtggaggaagcCCTGCGGAGCAAACTGCACTACGAGGTGGTGTCGGCCGACGCCGTCCGGAGGAGCTTGGCAGCTTGGGAGAAAATGGtggtggggctggagcagaCCCTGAGCCGCGCCGATGAGACCCACACCAAGATGCTTCAGGGATCCCGCATCCTCCTGGAAAATCTCCAGCGGGAGCCGGTGCGGCCGCTTGCCGGAACGGCACCTTGCCAGTGCCCGGTGAACGGCACGGAGCCGGCTGTGGGTGGGAAGAGCCAAGAGGAGCTGCCGAGGGAGGGTGGGAACTTGGAGAAGGAGATGCTGGAGCTGAAGGAGAGCAACGGGATGCTCCTGGGGGAGCTGGCCCGGCTGGGCCGTGAGCGGGAGcggctgcaggaggagctgcgggggctgcgggagcAGGACCCCGATGCTGAACCGGTGGCGGAAGGTGCCGGAGCAGCCGCCCTGGCCCGGGCGCTGGCGGCCaagagggaggaggtggtgaggcTGCGGCGGAGGTTGGCAGGGCAGCGGCGGGAGCTGGCGGCGCTGCGGGATGGGGTGGGCAAGCGGGTGCAGGAGGCAGCCGGTGATGCCAGTGCCGGCATCCTGCGGGAGCTGCACCTCAAGCTGGATGGGCTGGTGAGGTCCCAGCATGAGGCCTTGCAACTCGTTGCAGAGATGGAGGGTGAGGGTACCCCGGGTGAAGGAGCTCCCCATAGCGATGGGGATGGTGGGGCTGGGCTACTGGCCGAGATGGAGGATGCACTGGGTGAACTGGTCGAGGAGCTGGGGACGGCGTCAGGTCCCCGCGTGCCGCAGCTGCTGGAGCGGCTCGCCGGCACCACCGCCACCCTGCGCGGCTGGGCATTCCTCGGGGAGCAGCGGGAGCAGCCGGGGGCCGAGGCCGAGCGCTGGCAGGTGGCGGCGGCAGAGGAGAAGCGAGCAAAGGAGGCAGCGGTGGCCCAGGCAGCCGAGCGGGAGCGGGAGGCACGGGAGCTGCGGGAGAAGGCCGAGGGGCTGGAGCGGAGCGTGGGGAGCCTGCGGGCGAGGGTGGGCGAGCTCTCCAGGGCCTGCCGGGACAAGGAGGGGAAGGTAAGGACCAGGAGGGCCTGGGACATGGGCTGGCGGGGACAGGGGCCCCTTCCCATCACCATCCCCATCAT
This genomic interval from Buteo buteo chromosome 11, bButBut1.hap1.1, whole genome shotgun sequence contains the following:
- the ARHGEF2 gene encoding rho guanine nucleotide exchange factor 2 isoform X5, whose product is MKEGKEKDARYTNGHLFTTITVSGMTMCFACNKSITAKEALICPTCNVTIHNRCKDTLPNCTKVKQKQQKAALLKNSSALQSVSLRNKTAIRERPNSAIYPSESFRQTLLGPRRGRPSLSLSKSVSTTNIAGTFNDESPLGIRRILSQSTDSLNMRNRTLSVESLIDEGPDVILNQLMSDFETDGKDFEADSWSLAVDNSYLQQHKMDVMKRQDVIYELIQTEMHHVRTLKIMANMFRKAMLEDLQVDPATVQKIFPCVDELSQIHERFLAQLLERRRESLAHDSNKNFVINRLGDILVNQFSGASAEQLKKAYSEFCSKHTKAVKEYKDLLARDKRFQQFIRRMTRSPLLRRHGVPECILLVTQRITKYPVLIERILKNSKDNEGDSVDLSRALKLVKELISSINEEVHTCEMNARLWDVYRRVDGRAKVQLPWESRAGVFGKDELLRRKLVHSGCMLWKTAAGRFKDVLVLLMTDVLIFLQEKDQKYTFPMLDKPAVISLQNLIVRDIANQEKGMFLISAAPPEMYEVHAASRDDRNNWMKVIQQTVSLCPSRQDFPLIETEIEASLRKLKDRILQHDRKITALLEEKVGLFADMLALASGCEEPSPTLAPRTLFHSDSVEGSRGEKLMHDAIREVECLKEIFTGAGRDRDQNNLAEAESCPSPGASNGDAGSFNGSLEFCRADSDAGQRDGNGNQLLQKVPQEEINQRLVNLYTLLHGLQAVVSQQDTLLELQLQEGPEKPSRRGSQPAPAEPAARTGEKPGTTELALLQRQHGLLQEELGRCRQLCQERAQEAAALETRLRDSEQERARLERELDEARRQLGVLRQEGGTRGRRGADPRRRSLPAGDALYLSFTPPQQLSHGPHPASLSYHHPAFAPCPQEELDYRGVDPDQLREGEDALDALLEDEGLGSRHSPPASPRDFLRMQDIPEEVESSQELKEGDGGSSDS
- the ARHGEF2 gene encoding rho guanine nucleotide exchange factor 2 isoform X2, producing the protein MSRIESLARVRSGRAKSKEKEKMKEGKEKDARYTNGHLFTTITVSGMTMCFACNKSITAKEALICPTCNVTIHNRCKDTLPNCTKVKQKQQKAALLKNSSALQSVSLRNKTAIRERPNSAIYPSESFRQTLLGPRRGRPSLSLSKSVSTTNIAGTFNDESPLGIRRILSQSTDSLNMRNRTLSVESLIDEGPDVILNQLMSDFETDGKDFEADSWSLAVDNSYLQQHKMDVMKRQDVIYELIQTEMHHVRTLKIMANMFRKAMLEDLQVDPATVQKIFPCVDELSQIHERFLAQLLERRRESLAHDSNKNFVINRLGDILVNQFSGASAEQLKKAYSEFCSKHTKAVKEYKDLLARDKRFQQFIRRMTRSPLLRRHGVPECILLVTQRITKYPVLIERILKNSKDNEGDSVDLSRALKLVKELISSINEEVHTCEMNARLWDVYRRVDGRAKVQLPWESRAGVFGKDELLRRKLVHSGCMLWKTAAGRFKDVLVLLMTDVLIFLQEKDQKYTFPMLDKPAVISLQNLIVRDIANQEKGMFLISAAPPEMYEVHAASRDDRNNWMKVIQQTVSLCPSRQDFPLIETEIEASLRKLKDRILQHDRKITALLEEKVGLFADMLALASGCEEPSPTLAPRTLFHSDSVEGSRGEKLMHDAIREVECLKEIFTGAGRDRDQNNLAEAESCPSPGASNGDAGSFNGSLEFCRADSDAGQRDGNGNQLLQKVPQEEINQRLVNLYTLLHGLQAVVSQQDTLLELQLQEGPEKPSRRGSQPAPAEPAARTGEKPGTTELALLQRQHGLLQEELGRCRQLCQERAQEAAALETRLRDSEQERARLERELDEARRQLGVLRQEGGTRGRRGADPRRRSLPAGDALYLSFTPPQQLSHGPHPASLSYHHPAFAPCPQEELDYRGVDPDQLREGEDALDALLEDEGLGSRHSPPASPRDFLRMQDIPEEVESSQELKEGDGGSSDS